The Rhodococcus sp. B50 DNA window TCGACGGACGCGTCCTCACCGACACCGCGACCGGCGTCGCCGTGGCTCCGCATGACCGGTCGGTGGTGCTGCTCGCTCAGCAGGCCCTGCTGTTTCCGCACCTGACGGTCGCGGGCAACGTCGAGTTCGCGCCGCGCAGTGCGGGGGTGGGTCGGAGTGAAGCCCGGGCCCGCGCCGAGACATGGCTGCGGGAGGTCGATGCCGCAGACTTCGCCGATCGCCGTCCGCACGAACTGTCGGGCGGGCAGGCGCAGCGGGCCGCGCTCGCGCGTGCCCTGGCGGCCGAACCGCACCTGCTGCTGCTCGACGAGCCGATGGCCGCGCTCGACGTCACCGGGACGCCGGTGCTGCGGTCGTTGCTGCGACGCGTCCTGCGCGACAGCGGACGCACGGCGCTGCTCGTCACCCACGACCCGCTGGACGTGCTTGCACTCGCCGATCGGGTGATCGTGATCGAGGCCGGCCGCATCGTCGAGGACGGGCCGGTGCGCCAGGTGCTGACGCGGCCGCGCAGCGCGTTCGCCGCCCGCATCGCAGGGGCCAACCTCGTCACCGGGACCGTGCGCGAGGAGGCGCTGGAATCCGCCGGTGGTCTCGTCCACGGACGCGTCCACGCCGACTGCGTCCCGGGCGCGCCTGCTGTCGCGGTCTTTGCGCCGTCGGCGGTCGCCGTCTACACCGAACCCCCGCACGGAAGTCCGCGCACTGCCTTGCATGTGACGATCGCGGAACTCGAGGCGCAGGGTTCGACGGTGCTCGTGCGCTCCGACACCGGCATCGCCGCGGAGATCACGACGGCGGCACTCGCCGATCTGGACGTCCATCCGGGCGACTCGGTGTGGTTCGTCGTCAAGGCCACCGAAGTGGGGATCCATCCCGCCACGTTGCGCTCATGAGCGATACCACGCTGGACGCGTGATCAGCACCGCACGCGGCGCACGGCGAACACGGCGACGAGGCCGACCAGGTACACGACCCCACCTGCGACGGCCAGTGCGGGCGTGCGCCCATCGGGATCGATCATGAAGGCCGCCACGACGATCGCACCGAGGAAGGCGATGTTGAAGACGGTGTCCTGCAGTGCGAAGACGCGTCCTCTGCGGGCGTCGTCGATGTCGATCTGCATCGCCGCGTCGCCGGTGAGCTTGATGGTCTGACCGGCGAGGCCGAGCAGGAATGCCGCGGCGAGCAGTGGTCCGGCCGCCACGGTGGTGACGAGCGTGAACTGGACGATCGCGGCGGCGATCAAGCCGACCGTGACGGTGCGTGGACGGCCCAGTCGCGGGATCAGGATCGGTGCGAGCACCGCTGCGAGGAGCATGCCGGCGGCGGTGCAGGCGACCGCGACACCGAATCCGGAGAAGCCTGCAAGCAGATCGGAGTTGCTGTCCCCGGCCGGAGCGCCGGAGTTGTCACCCCCGGCACGCAGTACGAGCACCATGATGAGTGTGTCGATGCCGAACACGATGCGATGCGCGCCGATTCCGAGCATCGCGATCGTGACACCCGGCGCGTCGAGCACGGCACGCGCACCGGTCCGCAGACCCGACAGGACGGTGCGGATCACGGCCCGCGGGCGTATTCCCTCGGGTCCGAGCGCATTCGCGGCGAATCCCGATGCGGCGACCGCTCCGACGATCGAACCACTCACACCGAGAAGCACGGCCGTGCCCGAACCGGTGTCGCCCGCGCCCACGAATCCGATGGTCGCGACCGCCACGGCGGCCCCGGCCGCCGAGACACCCGAACCGACTGTGGCCAGAACGGAATTGACGGGGACGAGCCATGATTGGGACACCACGTGCGGAAGCGATGCCGATATGCCGGCCAGGACGAATCGGCTCACTCCGACGGCGGCGAGCGCGAGCAGCATGAGCGGGGTCTGCGGTCCTCCGAGGAGCAGGACGGCTGCGGCTGCCGCGATGAACACTCCGCGCAGCAGGTTGGCCCACACGAGGACGAGACGCCGGTCCCATCGGTCGAGCAGGGCGCCGGCGAACGGGCCGATCACCGAGTACGGCAACAGCAGCACCGCGAAACCGGCCGCGATCATCACGGGATCGGTGTGACGTTCCGGGTTGAACAGGATCGCCCCGCCGAGTGCGGCCTGGAACAGTCCGTCGCCGAACTGGCTCGCGAAACGCACCCCGGTCAGTCGGACGAGACCCGGCGAGTGCCGCAGGGCGGTCGCGGTCGATCGCCACGCCCGCTGCCTGGACTGCTGCCCGGTGTCTCGCACAAGCACGACACTATCGGCTCCGCCACCATTCGACCGTGCGGGCGGCCGCCTCGTCGAGCGGGGTCGGGGCCAAACCCAGCACCTGTTCCGTGCGCGTGGAGTCCATGACGAACGGGGCGGTGAACTGGTAGAGCATCTCGGCGAGTTCCTTCATGTCCTTGTTCACGGCGGCGCCTGCCCGCACCAGCCAGGACGGGATCGTCCCCACCGCGGGCGCGGGCAGGCCGGCTGCCCCGGCGAAGGCGCCGGCGATCTCGCGCTGCGTGACGGCCGGTCCGGTGGGTGCGTGGAGCACGGAGTTCCACACCGCCGGCTCCCCCGCCGCCGCGATCATCGCCGCGGCCAGGTCGGGCACGTAGGTGAACGAGTGCGGGAGATCGGCGGAACCGAGCACCCGCACCTTCCTGCCGGCGAGCACTGTGGGCACCATGCGTTCTCCGGCCATCGCGTTCAGTGCCCGGGGACCGAAGAAGTCCGATGCCACGACGCTCACCGTCGGTGCACGATGGGCGGCGCGGGCAGCGAGAAGTTGCCGCCGGACACCGCGCTTGCCGGTGTCGGCCGAGCGGGGTGAGTCCTCGGTCATGAGCCGGTCGGGTTCGCTGTACGAGTAGAGACTTTCGGGGAAGACGACGACCGTCTTGTCCGACAGTTGCGCGGCGGCGTCGAGGACGACCCGTTCGGCGACGGGGAGCTCGCGGGCCCACACGTCGGCGCGGTAGGCGGACCCGTGGACGCACATGTACACGGTGTCGGCGGGAAGCCCGTCCTCGTCGGCGAAGGCTGCGGCCACGGCCTCGGGGTCCGTGACGTCGACGCGCAGGCGTTCGATGCCGTCACCTTCCGGGCCGCTGCCCGATCGGGTGAGAACCCGCACGCGATGTCCTTGTGCGGCAAGTTGTTCGGCCACGGTCCAGCCGACGGGTCCGGCTCCTGCGACCACCCGGAGATGCGACATGATCCCTCGATTCGGAAAAGTGTGAGCACTGCTCTCTGATGGATGCGACGATCCTCCTCGCACTCGGGATTGTCAAGAGCAGCGCTCTCTTTTGTTGACGGTGCTCACTGATCGACGGCAGAATGGCCCGGTGACGACACCACGAGCCCGTGCACGCGCGCAGACGATGACCGACATCCTCCGGATCGGCCGCGAGCATCTCGCAACGCACGGCGCTGCTGCGCTGTCCCTGCGGGCTGTCGCCCGCGACCTCGGCGTCGTCTCCTCCGCCGTCTATCGCTACGTTTCGAGCCGCGACGAACTGCTGACCCTGCTCGTCGTCGACGCCTACGAGGAACTCGGCGACACCGTCGACCGTGCCGTCGAGGCGGTCGACCCGTCCGACCACCGCGAGCGTTTCCTCGCTCTCGGGCGAGCCGTACGCGCGTGGGCCCTGGCCGAACCGGCCCGCTACGGGCTGCTGTTCGGCAGTCCCGTGCCCGGTTATGCAGCCCCCGCCGAGCGCACCACCGCACCCGGTATCCGTGTCGTCCTGCGACTGGCACGGATCCTGGACGAGGCGCACGCCGCGGGTGACCTGGACGTCACGACCGATACTCGACCTCCGGAAAGCCTGGGCGAACCCTTCGGGAAGATCAGGAACGAGTTTTCCCTCACTGTCCCGGATTCCGTACTGGCACGAGGCATCTGGGCGTGGCCGTCGCTGTTCGGAGTCGTGAGTTTCGAGGTTTTCGGGCAGTACGGCCCCGACACTTTTCCGGACCGCGGGGTCCTGTTCGAGCACCATCTCGACCTGTTGGCACATACCGTCGGGTTCCGGCCCACGCGCCGGTGACGGCGGTGACAGAATGGCTGACGTGGCGCAGCATCAGGACGAACCCGAGGATCGCACCGCACCCTCGACACCCAGGGTGCGGGCCGGCAGCCTACTCGTCTCCGCCACCGACCTCACCGAGCCGACCTTCCGCCGCACCGTCGTCTACATCATCGAGCACACCGATGCGGGCAGCTTCGGCGTCGTCCTGAACCGCATCAGCGACACCTCGGTCGACGCCATGCTGCCGCAGTGGTCGTGGCTCGCCACCGAACCGAAGTCCCTGTTCGTGGGTGGTCCCGTCCACCGCAGTTCCGCACTGTGCCTCGGCACACTGCGGGTGGGGGCCGACATCACGGACGTGCCGGGCATCCGCCACGTCGACGGCCGTGTCGCGATGATCGACCTCGACGCCGATCCCGGGCACATCACCCACTACGTCGAGGGTGTGCGGATCTTCGCGGGCTATGCGGGATGGAGTGCCGGTCAGCTCGACGGCGAACTGCGCAACGACGACTGGATGGTGGTTTCGGCACTACCCGGAGACGTGCTCGCCCCCGCGCATCTCGACCTGTGGGCGAGGGTGCTGCGACGCCAGCCGCTGCCGATGGCTCTGCTCGCGACCCACCCCATCGAGGTCGAGCGCAACTGAGCGGCCTCAGCGGTCGTCGGCGAGAGTGTTGAGCGCGCCGGCCATCTCCTCGGCCCTCGTTGCGGTCACGGTGAACTCGTGTCCCGAGGCCGTGGTCACCACGACGGCGGGTCCGGTGCGGGTGACCAGGCCGTACCGTTTGCCACCCTTGGCACGCAGCCCCCAGCCACCCCAGTCCTGGAAAGGCCGGGTCTCGGTAACCTTCGCGCCGACGATCTCGTCGAGGTCGTAGCCGAGGGCGTCGGTCGCCAGGTTCGACACCCGGATCCCGTCCGAGTCGACCACCACGGTGTAGCGCAGCAGACCCAGGACGAGGAGACCGACCGGGGCGATCAGGCCCAGGGGCCACCAGCTCTGCACAGCGGCACACACGAGGAACGCCGGGATCAGGACGAGCAGCGACAGTGCCGCCGTCGTGCCCGCACCGGTACCCACCTGCTCGACGATCGGCAGTTCGGCCCGGCCGCGCGGGAGTGCCGGATCCGGAGCGGCGGTCGCCACCTTCCGTTCCCGGCCGTCGCGCAGGAGTCGACCACCGAACCAGCCCGTCGCGATACCCGTCCACATCCCGAGTACTGCGGGCCACCCCTCCAGCGGTGCCTGCGTGGCGTCGGTCGTGTCGAGCTGTCCTGCGAGACCGGCGAGGAACAGCGCGGTGATCGTGCCGGTCACTCCGAGACCGATCGCGAGCATGTAGCGGCGCATGAGCAGCTGCGCCTGCGCGAGCGCGGCGATCGCGCAACAGCCACCCCCGACGAGCACGATCAGCAGGGCGGCGGTCCACGCCGAGGTCATGGGCGACCCGAACGAGTCGGGGGTCGTGCCCGACCAGTGCGTCGCGATCTCACCGGGCAATCGTGGGAGCCACGAGCGGGTGAGCACGAGTACGGACACGGCGCACAGCACCGGAACGGCCAGTCCGAGCAGCGCCCCCACAAGGTCGACCTGACGCGTCGTCGTCATGGGGTCAGCCTAGGGGCGTACCTCCACCGCTGCCGTCTTCGTTCCGTTCTCGTCGAACCATCCGTCGGGTCGCAGGTCCGCACCGAACCGGGGCATGTACTCGGTACATGCGAGTCGCGAGACGAGGCTGCGACGACTGTTCACGCCGGTCTTGGTGAAGATGCTCTTCAGATGGTCCTGCACCGTGTACGGGCTGATGAACAACCGGCTCGCGATCTCGTTGCGCGACCGTCCGGCGAGAACTTCGACGAGTACTTCCGATTCGCGTGGCGTCAGACCGTAGGCGGCGGTGACCAGGGTGACGATCTCGGGCAGACGTGCCCGTTCGAAGGTCATGACGACGCGGCCGGTCTCGTCGAAGATCGCGGCCCGCAATACTGCCCACTCACCGTCGAGGGTGCGTAGGCGCACGGTCGCGGGAGTGGGTCGTGTCCTGCGGACCTGGCGGGCGATCACGTGCGCCGGTCCGGGGCGACCCTGGGCGGGACTGCCCCAGCCGAGTCGTTCGAACCAGACCGCCGCCGATGTGGTGACGGAATCGAACTCGTCGTCGGCCCCGATCACGACCACGGCCGGACCCGGGCACCCACACGTGGTGCCGGCGACCTCCGCGCCTCGTGTCCGCTCGGACGCGTCCCGGATCAGCGTGGAACGGAAGCCGTTCGCGATGTCGTGGAGGACGTCGTCGAGCATTGCGAGTTCGGCATCGGTGAAGCCTCGGCCCGGTCCGCGCAGGAGCTCTCCGACACCCCAGCACCGACGGCCGCTGTCACGGAAGACCAACTGCAGCTCGTGCCCCATGCCCAGTTGCGACACGAGTTCGAGATAGCGGCGGGTGCCGTGTCCCGCTCCGGGTCCGGAGGGCTCCTCGATGCGGCGCACCCCGGCCGGGCGATGAATGAGCACGTAAAGGCTGTCCGGATCGAGATCCGGGCCGTACTCGATCTCGATCGACAGCCGGAGAACCCCCACAGGGTCGTCGAGACCACGGGTGGTGAAGCCGGTGGGGACCACGACGGCCGGGTCGACGGGTGCCAGACAGCCACCGTCGTACGGAACGAAGGCACCGAGCACGTCCATCACGAACTCGCGGAACTGTGCCCCGTCCGCCGCTGCGGACGCTGCGTCGTGGATACCTGCCCTCAATCGCTGCGCGGAGCGCATATCCCGAAGTATCCCCCTCGAATGTGGGATTGAGAACATCTCGCGAGGTGACGACGCTCGTAACACGGGGAGATTCATCCGAAAGTCGAGGTGCCCGTCATGACTACCACCCACGCTGCACCGATGTCCGAGGAAGACCTCGAGGTCGTGCGATTGATCCATGCCGCCCTGCGCCGCGACACAGAACGTCTGGCCGACTTCGCAGAGACATGGCGGACCGCCGACCCCGGAAAGCACGACGCGTTGCTCCTCGGG harbors:
- a CDS encoding YqgE/AlgH family protein: MADVAQHQDEPEDRTAPSTPRVRAGSLLVSATDLTEPTFRRTVVYIIEHTDAGSFGVVLNRISDTSVDAMLPQWSWLATEPKSLFVGGPVHRSSALCLGTLRVGADITDVPGIRHVDGRVAMIDLDADPGHITHYVEGVRIFAGYAGWSAGQLDGELRNDDWMVVSALPGDVLAPAHLDLWARVLRRQPLPMALLATHPIEVERN
- a CDS encoding TetR/AcrR family transcriptional regulator, which produces MTDILRIGREHLATHGAAALSLRAVARDLGVVSSAVYRYVSSRDELLTLLVVDAYEELGDTVDRAVEAVDPSDHRERFLALGRAVRAWALAEPARYGLLFGSPVPGYAAPAERTTAPGIRVVLRLARILDEAHAAGDLDVTTDTRPPESLGEPFGKIRNEFSLTVPDSVLARGIWAWPSLFGVVSFEVFGQYGPDTFPDRGVLFEHHLDLLAHTVGFRPTRR
- a CDS encoding DUF1648 domain-containing protein gives rise to the protein MTTTRQVDLVGALLGLAVPVLCAVSVLVLTRSWLPRLPGEIATHWSGTTPDSFGSPMTSAWTAALLIVLVGGGCCAIAALAQAQLLMRRYMLAIGLGVTGTITALFLAGLAGQLDTTDATQAPLEGWPAVLGMWTGIATGWFGGRLLRDGRERKVATAAPDPALPRGRAELPIVEQVGTGAGTTAALSLLVLIPAFLVCAAVQSWWPLGLIAPVGLLVLGLLRYTVVVDSDGIRVSNLATDALGYDLDEIVGAKVTETRPFQDWGGWGLRAKGGKRYGLVTRTGPAVVVTTASGHEFTVTATRAEEMAGALNTLADDR
- a CDS encoding NAD-dependent epimerase/dehydratase family protein, producing MSHLRVVAGAGPVGWTVAEQLAAQGHRVRVLTRSGSGPEGDGIERLRVDVTDPEAVAAAFADEDGLPADTVYMCVHGSAYRADVWARELPVAERVVLDAAAQLSDKTVVVFPESLYSYSEPDRLMTEDSPRSADTGKRGVRRQLLAARAAHRAPTVSVVASDFFGPRALNAMAGERMVPTVLAGRKVRVLGSADLPHSFTYVPDLAAAMIAAAGEPAVWNSVLHAPTGPAVTQREIAGAFAGAAGLPAPAVGTIPSWLVRAGAAVNKDMKELAEMLYQFTAPFVMDSTRTEQVLGLAPTPLDEAAARTVEWWRSR
- a CDS encoding sulfate/molybdate ABC transporter ATP-binding protein; the encoded protein is MSLTVQARVAARDVDVELEVAQGEIVAVLGPNGAGKSTLLGVVSGLLRPDTGRVELDGRVLTDTATGVAVAPHDRSVVLLAQQALLFPHLTVAGNVEFAPRSAGVGRSEARARAETWLREVDAADFADRRPHELSGGQAQRAALARALAAEPHLLLLDEPMAALDVTGTPVLRSLLRRVLRDSGRTALLVTHDPLDVLALADRVIVIEAGRIVEDGPVRQVLTRPRSAFAARIAGANLVTGTVREEALESAGGLVHGRVHADCVPGAPAVAVFAPSAVAVYTEPPHGSPRTALHVTIAELEAQGSTVLVRSDTGIAAEITTAALADLDVHPGDSVWFVVKATEVGIHPATLRS
- a CDS encoding helix-turn-helix transcriptional regulator, whose product is MRSAQRLRAGIHDAASAAADGAQFREFVMDVLGAFVPYDGGCLAPVDPAVVVPTGFTTRGLDDPVGVLRLSIEIEYGPDLDPDSLYVLIHRPAGVRRIEEPSGPGAGHGTRRYLELVSQLGMGHELQLVFRDSGRRCWGVGELLRGPGRGFTDAELAMLDDVLHDIANGFRSTLIRDASERTRGAEVAGTTCGCPGPAVVVIGADDEFDSVTTSAAVWFERLGWGSPAQGRPGPAHVIARQVRRTRPTPATVRLRTLDGEWAVLRAAIFDETGRVVMTFERARLPEIVTLVTAAYGLTPRESEVLVEVLAGRSRNEIASRLFISPYTVQDHLKSIFTKTGVNSRRSLVSRLACTEYMPRFGADLRPDGWFDENGTKTAAVEVRP